One Drechmeria coniospora strain ARSEF 6962 chromosome 01, whole genome shotgun sequence genomic region harbors:
- a CDS encoding mitochondrial chaperone, producing MSSVVAIGFGAAAAAFLGRAGLVAWRRSRGGVGAMGKAFYKGGFEPKMNKKEATLILSLNERAINKDKIRKAHRTLMLLNHPDRGGSPYLATKVNEAKEFLDKQY from the exons ATGTCTTCCGTTGTCGCCATaggcttcggcgccgccgccgccgctttcCTC GGCCGAGCAGGTCTCGTTGCCTGGCGACGATCCCGTGGCGGCGTTGGTGCCATGGGCAAGGCTTTCTACAAGGGCGGTTTCGAGCCCAAGATGAACAAGAAAGAGGCCACCCTCATTCTCTCGCTCAA CGAGCGCGCCATCAACAAGGACAAGATCCGCAAGGCCCACCGAACCCTCATGCTGCTCAACCACCCCGATCGCGGTGGTAGTCCTTACCTGGCAACCAAGGTCAACGAGGCGAAAGAGTTCCTCGACAAGCAATACTGA
- a CDS encoding Spen like and like SPOC protein translates to MAEKEATIFILDLGASMARVNRNNGRNESDLDWSMRYVWDRITDIVAANRKTLCVGILGLRTDETSNQLQADDGYENISVLQELGQMTMPNLRSLQSHIKVNQTSSGDAISAVVVAVDMIDSFTKKLKYMRRIILVTDGEGELDTDDVDDIANKMNDSKISLTVLGVDFDDAEFGYKEEDKTAVKATNEKALRALVSKCDNGDFATMAAAIDELEMPRIKTVKPYKTYDGLLTLGNPELSPSMSINVERYFKTHLARPLGASTVVVKSEQVASTQSTKTLDDDAMEGVEFCAAKQTRSYKVDDPEAPGGKRDVEFESLAKGYEYGRTAVHISESEHNITKLETQKCFSILGFIPFNSYEPFLSMGEACVTHARAFDERSEIALSSLVWALSELESYAIARLVTKDGKEPQLVLLAPHIDNDIECLYDVPLPFAEDVRAYRFPPLDKVMTVSGQTLTQHRLLPSDELNEAMSDYVDAMDLTEYAKSSGAADHMPMDETFNPAIHRINHAVKTRAAHPDRPISKMPPALLLHSAPPDDLVKRVQERIDALIEAAEVKKVPPKAKGRRNREAVKPISGLDVDALLGDGKNGQVSEENPIPDFKQALAGASDTSSIRPIAKQMGTVVRSLVTNSFGTSKDAQALECLRVMREELTNAEEPGLYNAFVTDFKKSLLSGELGGDRRELWYQMQKPPLGLISKGESEISDVTDEQAKEVRNSNGRAMDDEPFNRR, encoded by the exons ATGGCGGAAAAAGAAGCGACAATCTTCATTCTCGACCTTGGCGCGTCCATGGCCAGGGTCAACCGAAACAATGGCCGCAACGAATCAGACTTGGATTGGAGCATGCGCTACGTCTGGGACAGGATAACTGACATTGTCGCCGCCAACCGCAAGACGCTGTGTGTTGGTATTCTCGGCCTACGAACGGATGAGACCAGCAATCAGTTGCAAGCCGATGACGGGTACGAAAATATCTCGGTCCTCCAAGAGCTGGGCCAGATGACGATGCCCAACCTCCGGTCTTTGCAGTCCCACATCAAAGTCAACCAGACATCGTCTGGCGATGCAatctccgccgtcgtcgtggccgtcgacatgATCGACTCCTTTACCAAGAAGCTCAAATACATGCGAAGAATTATTCTCGTCACCGATGGCGAAGGCGAGCTGGACAccgacgacgttgacgacATAGCAAACAAGATGAACGACTCCAAGATATCGCTGACGGTCCT CGGTGTCGACTTTGATGATGCCGAATTCGGGTACAAAGAGGAAGACAAGACCGCCGTAAAG GCCACAAATGAGAAGGCTCTGAGAGCTCTGGTGAGCAAGTGCGACAATGGAGACTTTGcaaccatggcggcggccatcgacgagctcgagatgCCTCGAATCAAGACCGTCAAGCCGTACAAGACCTACGATGGCCTCCTCACTCTAGGAAACCCGGAGTTGTCGCCCTCGATGAGCATCAATGTCGAGAGATACTTCAAGACACACCTCGCTCGTCCGTTGGGAGCaagcaccgtcgtcgtcaaatCCGAGCAGGTTGCCAGCACCCAATCAACAAAGACATTGGACGATGACGCCATGGAAGGCGTCGAGTTCTGCGCGGCAAAACAAACACGGTCATACAAGGTCGACGACCCGGAGGCCCCAGGCGGCAAGCGCGACGTCGAGTTTGAATCGCTCGCCAAGGGCTACGAATACGGGAGGACGGCTGTGCACATCAGCGAGTCGGAGCACAACATCACCAAACTGGAGACGCAAAAATGCTTTTCAATCCTTGGATTTATCCCATTCAACTCG TACGAACCGTTCCTCAGCATGGGCGAAGCTTGCGtcacgcacgcacgcgctTTTGACGAGCGGTCGGAAATCGCTCTATCTTCCTTGGTATGGGCGCTCTCGGAACTTGAGTCGTATGCCATCGCTCGCCTCGTCACGAAAGACGGCAAGGAGCCGCAACTGGTGCTGCTGGCTCCACATATTGATAATGATATTGAGTGCCTTTACGACGTACCTCTCCCGTTTGCGGAGGACGTTCGCGCTTACCGATTCCCGCCCCTGGACAAGGTCATGACGGTGAGCGGGCAGACGCTCACCCAGCACCGACTGTTGCCTTCGGATGAGCTGAACGAGGCAATGAGCGACTACGTTGATGCGATGGACTTGACGGAATATGCCAAATCTAG TGGTGCCGCCGACCATATGCCGATGGATGAAACGTTCAACCCAGCAATTCACCGCATAAACCATGCGGTGAAGACGCGAGCGGCTCATCCAGATCGGCCGATTTCGAAAATGCCCCCTGCGCTCCTTCTGCACTCTGCTCCCCCTGATGACTTGGTGAAGAGGGTGCAAGAGCGAATAGATGCTTTGATCGAGGCCGCAGAAGTGAAAAAAG TGCCGCCCAAGGCAAAGGGCCGGCGAAACAGGGAGGCTGTCAAGCCCATCTCGGGCTTGGATGTGGATGCGCTGCTTGGTGATGGCAAGAATGGCCAGGTATCCGAGGAGAACCCCATCCCGGACTTCAAGCAGGCCTTGGCAGGCGCATCAGATACGAGCTCGATTCGGCCAATCGCAAAGCAGATGGGAACCGTTGTGCGGTCGCTCGTCACCAACAGCTTTGGCACCAGCAAGGACGCCCAGGCCCTGGAGTGCCTCCGCGTCATGCGGGAGGAGCTGACGAATGCGGAGGAACCTGGACTCTACAATGCCTTCGTAACCGACTTCAAGAAGAGTCTGCTCTCCGGGGAGCTGGGAGGAGACAGGAGGGAACTGTGGTATCAAATGCAGAAGCCGCCACTGGGGTTGATTAGCAAAGGGGAATCCGAAATATCCGACGTCACGGATGAGCAGGCGAAAGAGGTGAGAAACTCCAACGGCCGAGCCATGGACGATGAGCCGTTCAATCGACGTTAA